The Synchiropus splendidus isolate RoL2022-P1 chromosome 1, RoL_Sspl_1.0, whole genome shotgun sequence genome includes a window with the following:
- the rabepk gene encoding rab9 effector protein with kelch motifs isoform X1, giving the protein MELLPILDVLDSPKEGLWYSLVPAGSAPGVSVGHTCSFVPSTDEGNGRIIIIGGADPSGSFSHSHVIDLDNHQWVQADWTGLESRYEHCSFVPDCCPQSLWVFGGAQQTGNRNTIQKIQLSDSDSHWRNIQTNGDPPCPRTYHTSSACLGDKLYVFSGGEAGASPVADQKLHIFDTVSSTWSQPQTQGRPPTARHGHIIVAVGSKIYIHGGVAGDKFYNDMYTLDTVGMLWKKVKAKGDLPPAVAAHSSVALGNCVYIFGGMTPDGASNSMYKFVTDKCKWVLMRFEGDLPPNRLDHSMCLVPWKIRDAASSSDESADCQANSNSVNLVFIYAGMDTQGVIHNDCVVTVVT; this is encoded by the exons ATGGAGTTACTTCCAATTCTAGATGTCCTTGATTCGCCAAAAGAAGGACTGTG GTATTCTTTGGTACCTGCTGGAAGTGCTCCCGGTGTCAGCGTGGGTCACACTTGCTCCTTTGTTCCCTCTACTGATGAAGGAAATGGAAGAATCATCATTATTGGTGGAGCGGATCCCAGTGGTAGTTTCTCACATTCCCATGTTATCGATCTTG ATAATCACCAGTGGGTTCAAGCCGATTGGACAGGTCTTGAGTCACGCTATGAACACTGCAGTTTTGTGCCAGATTGCTGCCCACAGAGCTTATGGGTGTTTGGAGGAGCACAGCAGACAGGCAATCGCAACACCATTCAGAAGATCCAGTTATCAG ACAGCGATTCCCACTGGAGGAATATTCAAACAAATGGGGACCCTCCATGTCCGAGGACATATCACACCAGTTCAGCTTGCCTTGGAGACAAACTGTATGTGTTTTCTGGAGGTGAAGCGGGAGCCTCACCAGTCGCTGACCAGAAACTCCACATATTCGATACAG TGTCGTCAACGTGGTCCCAACCGCAAACACAAGGCCGACCCCCAACAGCAAGGCATGGCCACATTATTGTAGCTGTCGGTTCTAAGATCTATATTCATGGCGGCGTAGCTGGAGACAAATTCTACAACGACATGTACACTCTTGATACAG TGGGCATGCTGTGGAAAAAGGTGAAAGCCAAAGGAGATCTCCCACCTGCTGTGGCAGCACACTCGTCTGTAGCGTTGGGCAATTGTGTCTACATTTTTGGTGGGATGACACCTGATGGAGCCAGCAATTCCATGTATAAATTCGTCACTG ACAAGTGCAAATGGGTCCTGATGAGATTTGAAGGAGATCTGCCGCCAAACCGCCTCGACCACTCTATGTGCCTGGTGCCATGGAAGATCAGAGATGCAGCATCTTCAAGTGATGAGTCGGCAGATTGCCAAGCAAACTCGAATTCGGttaatttagtttttatttatgcAGGAATGGACACTCAAGGGGTCATTCATAATGACTGTGTCGTGACTGTGGTGACATGA
- the rabepk gene encoding rab9 effector protein with kelch motifs isoform X2, protein MELLPILDVLDSPKEGLWYSLVPAGSAPGVSVGHTCSFVPSTDEGNGRIIIIGGADPSGSFSHSHVIDLDNHQWVQADWTGLESRYEHCSFVPDCCPQSLWVFGGAQQTGNRNTIQKIQLSDSDSHWRNIQTNGDPPCPRTYHTSSACLGDKLYVFSGGEAGASPVADQKLHIFDTVGMLWKKVKAKGDLPPAVAAHSSVALGNCVYIFGGMTPDGASNSMYKFVTDKCKWVLMRFEGDLPPNRLDHSMCLVPWKIRDAASSSDESADCQANSNSVNLVFIYAGMDTQGVIHNDCVVTVVT, encoded by the exons ATGGAGTTACTTCCAATTCTAGATGTCCTTGATTCGCCAAAAGAAGGACTGTG GTATTCTTTGGTACCTGCTGGAAGTGCTCCCGGTGTCAGCGTGGGTCACACTTGCTCCTTTGTTCCCTCTACTGATGAAGGAAATGGAAGAATCATCATTATTGGTGGAGCGGATCCCAGTGGTAGTTTCTCACATTCCCATGTTATCGATCTTG ATAATCACCAGTGGGTTCAAGCCGATTGGACAGGTCTTGAGTCACGCTATGAACACTGCAGTTTTGTGCCAGATTGCTGCCCACAGAGCTTATGGGTGTTTGGAGGAGCACAGCAGACAGGCAATCGCAACACCATTCAGAAGATCCAGTTATCAG ACAGCGATTCCCACTGGAGGAATATTCAAACAAATGGGGACCCTCCATGTCCGAGGACATATCACACCAGTTCAGCTTGCCTTGGAGACAAACTGTATGTGTTTTCTGGAGGTGAAGCGGGAGCCTCACCAGTCGCTGACCAGAAACTCCACATATTCGATACAG TGGGCATGCTGTGGAAAAAGGTGAAAGCCAAAGGAGATCTCCCACCTGCTGTGGCAGCACACTCGTCTGTAGCGTTGGGCAATTGTGTCTACATTTTTGGTGGGATGACACCTGATGGAGCCAGCAATTCCATGTATAAATTCGTCACTG ACAAGTGCAAATGGGTCCTGATGAGATTTGAAGGAGATCTGCCGCCAAACCGCCTCGACCACTCTATGTGCCTGGTGCCATGGAAGATCAGAGATGCAGCATCTTCAAGTGATGAGTCGGCAGATTGCCAAGCAAACTCGAATTCGGttaatttagtttttatttatgcAGGAATGGACACTCAAGGGGTCATTCATAATGACTGTGTCGTGACTGTGGTGACATGA
- the hspa5 gene encoding endoplasmic reticulum chaperone BiP, which translates to MKLLWGLLVVAGVIAVFADDDDKKENVGTVVGIDLGTTYSCVGVFKNGRVEIIANDQGNRITPSYVAFTSEGERLIGDAAKNQLTSNPENTVFDAKRLIGRVWGDSSVQQDIRYLPFKITEKKSKPHIQVDIGGGNMKTFAPEEISAMVLTKMKETAEAYLGKKVTHAVVTVPAYFNDAQRQATKDAGTIAGLNVMRIINEPTAAAIAYGLDKKDGEKNILVFDLGGGTFDVSLLTIDNGVFEVVATNGDTHLGGEDFDQRVMEHFIKLYKKKTGKDVRKDNRAVQKLRREVEKAKRALSAQHQARIEIESFFEGEDFSETLTRAKFEELNMDLFRSTMKPVQKVLEDSDLKKSEIDEIVLVGGSTRIPKIQQLVKEFFNGKEPSRGINPDEAVAYGAAVQAGVLSGEEDTGDVVLLDVCPLTLGIETVGGVMTKLIPRNTVVPTKKSQIFSTASDNQPTVTIKVYEGERPLTKDNHLLGTFDLTGIPPAPRGVPQIEVTFEIDVNGILRVTAEDKGTGNKNKITITNDQNRLTPEDIERMVNDAERFADEDKKLKERIDARNELESYAYSLKNQIGDKEKLGGKLSDEDKEAIEKAVEEKIEWMESHQEAELEDFQAKKKELEEVVQPIITKLYGSAGGPPEGAETEQEEKDEL; encoded by the exons ATGAAGCTTTTGTGGGGGTTACTCGTGGTGGCCGGTGTCATAGCCGTGTTTGCCGATGACGACgacaagaaagaaaatgtcGGGACTGTGGTTGGAATTGATCTGGGCACCACGTACTCATG CGTCGGTGTGTTCAAGAATGGACGTGTGGAGATCATTGCCAACGACCAAGGAAACCGCATCACCCCATCATATGTTGCCTTCACCAGTGAGGGCGAGCGTCTGATTGGTGATGCTGCCAAGAACCAGCTGACCTCCAACCCTGAGAACACTGTCTTTGATGCCAAGAGGCTGATCGGTCGCGTTTGGGGTGACTCTTCGGTCCAGCAGGACATCCGCTACCTGCCGTTCAAG ATCACGGAGAAGAAGAGCAAGCCTCATATCCAGGTTGATATTGGTGGTGGTAACATGAAGACATTCGCCCCTGAGGAGATCTCTGCCATGGTGCTGACCAAGATGAAGGAGACGGCTGAAGCTTATTTGGGCAAGAAG GTTACACACGCTGTAGTCACTGTCCCTGCCTACTTCAATGATGCTCAGCGCCAGGCCACCAAAGATGCTGGAACCATCGCTGGCCTCAATGTGATGAGAATCATCAATGAACC AACTGCTGCTGCTATCGCTTATGGCCTGGACAAGAAGGATGGCGAGAAGAACATCCTCGTTTTTGACCTTGGTGGTGGCACCTTCGATGTCTCTCTGTTGACCATTGACAACGGCGTGTTTGAAGTTGTGGCCACAAATGGTGACACTCACCTGGGAGGTGAAGACTTTGACCAGCGAGTCATGGAGCACTTCATCAAGCTGTACAAGAAGAAGACAGGCAAAGATGTGCGCAAAGATAACCGCGCTGTGCAGAAGCTGCGTCGTGAGGTGGAGAAGGCAAAGAGGGCGCTGTCTGCCCAGCATCAGGCCCGCATTGAGATCGAATCTTTCTTCGAGGGAGAGGACTTCTCTGAGACCCTGACCCGTGCTAAATTTGAGGAGCTGAACATG gaTCTGTTCCGGTCCACCATGAAGCCTGTGCAGAAAGTGCTGGAAGATTCTGACTTGAAGAAGTCCGAGATCGATGAAATTGTTCTGGTCGGAGGCTCAACTCGTATTCCGAAGATCCAGCAGCTGGTGAAGGAGTTCTTCAATGGCAAAGAACCATCAAGAGGCATCAACCCTGATGAAGCTGTGGCTTATGGTGCTGCAGTGCAGGCTGGAGTGCTTTCTGGAGAAGAGGATACTG GGGATGTGGTTCTCCTGGATGTGTGCCCTCTGACCCTTGGAATTGAGACTGTTGGAGGAGTAATGACCAAGCTGATCCCCAGGAACACTGTGGTGCCAACAAAGAAATCCCAGATCTTCTCCACAGCTTCTGATAACCAGCCTACTGTTACCATCAAGGTTTATGAAG GCGAGCGTCCCCTGACTAAAGACAACCATTTGCTGGGAACCTTTGACCTTACTGGCATTCCTCCTGCACCCCGTGGTGTACCCCAGATTGAGGTCACCTTTGAGATTGATGTCAACGGTATCCTGCGTGTCACAGCGGAGGACAAAGGCactggcaacaaaaacaaaatcaccatCACAAATGACCAGAATCGCCTGACACCGGAGGACATTGAGCGCATGGTCAACGACGCTGAGCGCTTTGCTGATGAGGACAAGAAGCTGAAGGAGAGGATCGATGCCCGCAATGAGCTGGAGAGTTATGCCTACTCTCTGAAAAACCAGATTGGTGACAAAGAGAAGCTTGGCGGGAAGCTGTCAGATGAGGACAAGGAAGCCATTGAGAAGGCAGTGGAGGAGAAGATTGAATGGATGGAGTCCCATCAAGAAGCTGAACTGGAAGACTTCCAGGCtaagaagaaggagctggaggaggtcgTTCAACCCATCATCACCAAGCTTTACGGTAGTGCAGGAGGACCACCAGAGGGTGCCGAAACTGAGCAAGAAGAAAAGGATGAGTTGTAG